A genomic stretch from Sulfuriferula thiophila includes:
- the ruvA gene encoding Holliday junction branch migration protein RuvA produces the protein MIGRITGTLIEKHPPQIVVDAGGVGYEIDVPMSTFYHLPALGERVALHTHLVVREDAQLLYGFGSEAERASFRQLIKITGVGAKMALAVLSGLSAADLAQAVALQDVGLLTRIPGIGKKTAERLLLELKGKIADALPAGAVVNSSSQVNGDVLNALLALGYNEREASGAVRQIAVSDSVEDGIRLALKWLSKP, from the coding sequence ATGATAGGTAGAATCACAGGGACGCTTATAGAAAAACATCCGCCGCAAATAGTGGTGGATGCGGGTGGCGTGGGGTATGAAATCGATGTGCCGATGAGTACCTTCTATCATCTGCCGGCATTGGGTGAGCGCGTGGCGCTGCATACCCATCTGGTGGTGCGTGAAGATGCGCAGTTACTGTATGGCTTTGGTAGCGAGGCGGAGCGTGCGAGTTTTCGGCAACTGATCAAAATAACTGGCGTTGGTGCAAAAATGGCGCTGGCTGTGCTGTCCGGCTTAAGTGCGGCGGATCTGGCGCAAGCTGTGGCACTGCAGGATGTGGGGTTGCTGACCAGGATACCCGGTATCGGAAAAAAAACCGCAGAACGCTTATTGCTGGAGCTGAAAGGCAAGATTGCGGATGCGCTGCCTGCAGGTGCTGTGGTGAATAGCAGTTCACAGGTTAATGGTGACGTGCTCAATGCGTTACTGGCCTTGGGCTACAACGAGCGCGAGGCGTCTGGCGCGGTGCGTCAGATTGCTGTCAGTGATAGTGTGGAAGATGGCATCCGGCTCGCCTTGAAATGGTTGTCCAAGCCATGA